Proteins encoded in a region of the Nonomuraea helvata genome:
- a CDS encoding cytochrome P450 has translation MSTETPIHYPFAWTPPMEVPEGLRGLRSKALVEVRLPSGDTAVMVTRYKDVRKLFADERLSKNIARPGVARISADNELFVDPEIDADPPDHTRMRSLVTKAFTARRIERLRPYAQETVDQLLDEMEAGPKPVDLNEAVAFPLPILVICKLLGIPPEDRNRFRRLVDGFLSVTKLPADEVEECRKGLWGYLVELIAAKREDLGDDLISALIKVRDEDDNRLSEHELHFWTQSLLIAGYVTTASQIGTGTAVLLHRQDLVKEIRADYSLVPSAVEELLRTQIMGSSIGTLRYALTDIPLSDGTVIKEGSSVLLSEESANMDETVFNDPFTLDIRRKENHHMTFGAGIHYCVGAALARMELQVATETLLRRFPDLRLAVPGDELPRGLGGFMEGFSEIPVTW, from the coding sequence ATGAGCACGGAAACCCCCATTCACTACCCCTTCGCGTGGACACCTCCGATGGAGGTGCCCGAGGGGCTGCGTGGCCTGCGGAGCAAGGCTCTCGTCGAGGTCAGGCTGCCCAGCGGTGACACGGCGGTGATGGTGACGCGTTATAAGGATGTCAGGAAGCTCTTCGCCGACGAGCGGCTGAGCAAGAACATCGCCAGGCCCGGTGTCGCGCGGATCTCCGCGGACAACGAGCTGTTCGTCGACCCCGAGATCGACGCCGACCCGCCGGACCACACCAGGATGCGCAGCCTGGTGACCAAGGCGTTCACCGCGCGCCGGATCGAGCGGCTGCGGCCCTATGCGCAGGAGACCGTGGACCAGCTGCTGGACGAGATGGAGGCCGGGCCCAAGCCGGTCGACCTCAACGAGGCGGTCGCGTTCCCGCTCCCGATCCTGGTGATCTGCAAGCTGCTCGGCATCCCCCCGGAGGACAGGAACCGGTTCCGCAGGCTGGTGGACGGCTTCCTGTCCGTCACCAAGCTGCCCGCCGACGAGGTCGAGGAGTGCCGCAAGGGCCTGTGGGGCTATCTCGTCGAGCTGATCGCCGCCAAGCGGGAGGACCTGGGCGACGACCTGATCAGCGCCCTGATCAAGGTACGCGACGAGGACGACAACCGCCTGTCCGAGCACGAGCTGCACTTCTGGACGCAGAGCCTGCTCATCGCCGGCTACGTCACCACCGCCAGCCAGATCGGCACCGGGACCGCGGTGCTGCTCCACCGGCAGGACCTGGTCAAGGAGATCCGGGCCGACTACTCGCTGGTGCCGTCGGCGGTGGAGGAGCTGCTGCGTACGCAGATCATGGGCTCGTCCATCGGGACCCTGCGCTACGCGCTGACGGACATCCCGCTGTCCGACGGCACGGTGATCAAGGAAGGCTCCAGCGTCCTGCTGTCCGAGGAGTCGGCCAACATGGACGAGACCGTGTTCAACGATCCCTTCACGCTGGACATCCGGCGTAAGGAGAACCACCACATGACGTTCGGCGCGGGCATCCACTACTGCGTCGGCGCGGCCCTGGCCCGGATGGAACTCCAGGTGGCCACCGAGACCCTGCTGCGGCGGTTCCCGGACCTGCGCCTCGCGGTGCCCGGCGACGAGCTGCCCCGGGGCCTGGGCGGGTTCATGGAGGGCTTCAGCGAGATTCCGGTCACGTGGTGA
- a CDS encoding TenA family transcriptional regulator, producing the protein MLHEELMEIRDPVLRKVQDHPFWSGLRDGSLPGEALAYFVQQDTGFLLPAYARALARCAAAAPEDADAFLLGQSVAGTLEAKDRLRQAYTGLAGELGLPELGEQIPVDPATHAHASFFAAATARSYYAGIGALLPMVWFNAEVSDNLKLNAAPGSRYLPWIEVYHPGESYGYAVRAFLDMIDRAGESCSAAERRLIVEQFSTSVRYEWAFAECCLRQPSWPV; encoded by the coding sequence ATGCTGCACGAAGAGCTCATGGAGATCAGGGACCCGGTGTTACGGAAGGTGCAGGACCATCCGTTCTGGTCCGGCCTTCGCGACGGCTCGCTTCCCGGCGAGGCCCTCGCCTATTTCGTCCAGCAGGACACCGGCTTCCTGCTGCCCGCCTACGCCCGCGCCCTGGCCCGGTGCGCCGCGGCCGCTCCCGAGGACGCCGACGCGTTCCTGCTCGGCCAGTCCGTGGCGGGCACGCTCGAGGCCAAGGACCGGCTGCGCCAGGCCTACACCGGGCTGGCCGGAGAGCTCGGCCTGCCGGAGCTCGGCGAGCAGATCCCGGTGGACCCGGCCACGCACGCGCACGCGTCCTTCTTCGCGGCCGCCACCGCGCGCTCCTACTACGCAGGGATCGGCGCGCTGCTGCCCATGGTCTGGTTCAACGCCGAGGTGTCGGACAACCTGAAGCTCAACGCGGCGCCCGGCTCCCGTTATCTGCCGTGGATCGAGGTCTACCACCCGGGTGAGTCCTACGGGTACGCCGTGCGGGCGTTCCTGGACATGATCGACCGGGCCGGCGAGAGCTGCTCGGCCGCGGAGCGTCGGCTCATCGTCGAGCAGTTCTCCACCAGCGTCCGTTACGAATGGGCCTTCGCGGAATGCTGCCTGCGGCAGCCCTCCTGGCCGGTTTAA
- a CDS encoding SDR family oxidoreductase, whose translation MDLGLADKRVLITGATRGIGLATARVFAAERARVAITYHTSDAAAKRVVEELGGEDRACALPYDLADPDSIRQAVSAVEERWGGVDVVVANAQSWVWINPEDVPPYQDFPMDHWLGLFRENVEGHLWTVRQALGGMRERGWGRIVLLSSVTATHGNPGSELYSAAKAALHGFVRGLMWTRDGVLANVVAPGGTLTESLEAVDPKLLARAVEETPSGRLSTADDVARLIVFLCSEANGNINGEVVHTAGGR comes from the coding sequence ATGGATCTTGGCTTGGCGGACAAGCGGGTACTGATCACCGGCGCCACACGGGGCATCGGCCTGGCCACGGCCCGCGTCTTCGCCGCGGAGCGGGCGCGGGTCGCCATCACGTATCACACCTCCGACGCCGCGGCCAAGCGCGTGGTCGAGGAGCTGGGCGGCGAGGACCGGGCGTGCGCCTTGCCGTACGACCTGGCCGATCCGGACTCCATCAGGCAGGCCGTGTCGGCCGTCGAGGAGCGCTGGGGCGGGGTCGACGTCGTGGTGGCCAACGCGCAGTCGTGGGTGTGGATCAACCCGGAGGACGTCCCGCCCTACCAGGACTTCCCCATGGATCACTGGCTCGGGCTGTTCCGCGAGAACGTCGAAGGCCACCTGTGGACCGTCCGCCAGGCGCTGGGCGGCATGCGGGAGCGCGGGTGGGGCCGGATCGTGCTGCTGTCGTCGGTGACCGCGACCCACGGGAATCCCGGTTCCGAGCTCTACAGCGCGGCCAAGGCGGCGCTGCACGGGTTCGTCCGCGGGCTGATGTGGACGCGCGACGGAGTGCTCGCGAACGTGGTCGCGCCCGGCGGCACGCTGACGGAGAGCCTGGAGGCCGTGGACCCCAAGCTTCTGGCGCGGGCCGTGGAGGAGACCCCGAGCGGGCGCCTCAGCACGGCGGACGACGTCGCGCGCCTCATCGTCTTCCTGTGCTCCGAGGCCAACGGCAACATCAACGGCGAAGTCGTGCACACCGCCGGCGGGCGCTGA
- a CDS encoding cation:proton antiporter, producing MHLTTPVPPIAADSLLLFLLQVGLLLLVALVLGRLATRLGMPALVGELGTGVLLGPSLLGHVAPGVSDWLLPRDAAQFHLLDAVGQIGVLLLVGITGMHLDLDLIKRKGTTAVRVSTAGLLVPLLCGVGVGLLLPASLMAGQGDRTVFALFLGVALCVSAIPVIAKTLMDMNLLHREVGQLTLAAGTVDDVFGWLMLSVVSAMATTGLRAGSIVQSLVALAVFVALAVTVGRTAVGVLLRPVSRSGSPGPAIAAVVVLLLGGAAATHALGLEAVFGAFVLGILIGQAPGFDLSLLAPLRTVVLAVLAPIFFATAGLRMDLTALGDSAILLAALAVVAIAIVGKFVGAFIGALSSRLTRWEALALGAGMNARGVIEVIVAMVGLRLGVLNTASYTILILVAVLTSLMAPPLLRLAMARVAVQPGERERELRTVA from the coding sequence ATGCATCTCACCACTCCGGTGCCGCCCATCGCGGCCGACAGTCTCCTGCTCTTCCTGCTCCAGGTCGGGCTGCTCCTGCTGGTCGCCCTGGTGCTCGGCAGGCTCGCCACCCGGCTCGGCATGCCCGCGCTCGTGGGCGAGCTGGGCACCGGCGTCCTGCTCGGCCCCTCCCTGCTGGGCCACGTCGCGCCGGGGGTGTCGGACTGGCTGCTGCCCAGGGACGCCGCCCAGTTCCACCTGCTCGACGCGGTGGGCCAGATCGGCGTCCTGCTGCTGGTCGGCATCACCGGCATGCACCTGGACCTCGACCTGATCAAGCGCAAGGGCACGACCGCCGTCAGGGTCAGCACCGCCGGGCTCCTGGTGCCGCTGCTCTGCGGCGTCGGGGTGGGGCTGCTGCTGCCCGCCTCGCTCATGGCCGGGCAGGGCGACAGAACGGTCTTCGCCCTGTTCCTCGGCGTCGCGCTGTGCGTGAGCGCCATCCCGGTGATCGCCAAGACGCTCATGGACATGAACCTGCTGCACCGCGAGGTCGGCCAGCTCACCCTGGCCGCGGGCACTGTCGACGACGTCTTCGGCTGGCTGATGCTGTCGGTCGTGTCCGCCATGGCGACGACCGGCCTGCGCGCGGGCAGCATCGTCCAGTCCCTGGTGGCCCTGGCCGTCTTCGTCGCACTGGCGGTCACGGTCGGGCGGACCGCCGTCGGGGTGCTCCTGCGGCCGGTCAGCAGGTCGGGTTCGCCGGGACCAGCGATCGCCGCCGTGGTGGTCCTGCTCCTGGGCGGCGCCGCCGCCACTCACGCCCTCGGGCTCGAGGCGGTCTTCGGCGCCTTCGTCCTCGGCATCCTCATCGGCCAGGCGCCCGGCTTCGACCTGAGCCTGCTCGCGCCCCTCCGTACGGTCGTGCTGGCCGTGCTGGCCCCGATCTTCTTCGCCACGGCGGGGCTGCGTATGGACCTGACGGCGCTCGGCGACTCCGCGATCCTGCTGGCCGCCCTCGCGGTGGTGGCGATCGCGATCGTCGGCAAGTTCGTCGGCGCCTTCATCGGCGCGCTGAGCAGCCGCCTCACCCGCTGGGAGGCCCTCGCGCTGGGAGCCGGGATGAACGCCAGAGGCGTGATCGAGGTGATCGTCGCGATGGTGGGCCTGCGGCTCGGGGTGCTGAACACCGCGAGTTACACCATCCTCATCCTGGTCGCCGTCCTCACGTCCCTGATGGCGCCGCCGCTGCTGCGCCTGGCGATGGCCCGCGTGGCCGTCCAGCCCGGGGAGCGCGAACGCGAGCTGCGAACGGTCGCCTAG
- a CDS encoding beta-ketoacyl synthase N-terminal-like domain-containing protein has product MTTSAPLVITGCGVVSPSGIGLEALTAPRNQAGRAEPPEGEYPPIPLAVIPDLRVEEYLGKKGIRTLDRTTRLALVASNRALATLETALSDDDRARTGVVIGTSTGSIRSSSEFSRETLVREKPYLVQATLFPPSVMNFCASQIAIWNSLRGVNATIADGRVSGLGAVSYARNAIIQGHIDRALVGAVEELCPQSAWAWHLSGALAPDAAVGEGAAVFVMESAEGAAAAGRAPLAEVLACEVGTLGMSDVRQGVATAVGRALERSGVPGAAVTAISLSASVLRGLRAAEQAGVRDALGEPLPAQLRTATLLGESFSATAALQLADVLAAWRTGPAAAGSVALVVVTGDDGNVGCLVLRHPG; this is encoded by the coding sequence GTGACCACGTCGGCGCCACTCGTGATCACCGGTTGCGGCGTGGTGTCGCCTTCGGGCATCGGCCTGGAGGCGCTCACCGCCCCACGGAACCAGGCAGGGCGGGCGGAGCCTCCCGAAGGGGAGTACCCGCCCATCCCGCTGGCGGTGATCCCCGACCTCAGGGTCGAGGAGTACCTCGGCAAGAAGGGCATCAGGACCCTGGACCGGACCACGCGCCTCGCCCTGGTGGCGAGCAACCGCGCGCTGGCGACGCTGGAGACCGCCCTGAGCGACGACGACCGCGCCAGGACCGGCGTGGTGATCGGGACCAGCACCGGCAGCATCCGCAGCTCCAGCGAGTTCTCCCGCGAGACGCTGGTGCGGGAGAAGCCCTACCTGGTGCAGGCCACGCTCTTCCCGCCTTCGGTGATGAACTTCTGCGCGAGCCAGATCGCGATCTGGAACTCGCTGCGCGGCGTGAACGCCACGATCGCCGACGGCCGCGTGTCGGGCCTGGGCGCGGTCAGCTACGCCAGGAACGCGATCATCCAGGGCCACATCGACCGCGCCCTGGTCGGTGCGGTGGAGGAGCTGTGCCCCCAGTCCGCGTGGGCCTGGCACCTGTCCGGCGCGCTGGCGCCGGACGCGGCGGTGGGGGAGGGGGCGGCGGTCTTCGTCATGGAGAGCGCCGAAGGCGCCGCCGCGGCCGGCCGCGCGCCGCTGGCTGAGGTGCTCGCCTGCGAGGTCGGCACCCTGGGCATGTCAGACGTACGGCAGGGCGTGGCCACCGCCGTCGGCCGTGCACTGGAGCGCAGCGGCGTGCCCGGCGCGGCGGTCACCGCCATCTCCTTGAGCGCGTCGGTCCTGCGCGGGCTGAGAGCGGCCGAGCAGGCCGGCGTCCGCGACGCCCTGGGCGAGCCGCTGCCCGCGCAGCTCAGGACGGCGACCCTGCTGGGCGAGAGCTTCAGCGCCACGGCCGCGCTGCAGCTGGCGGACGTGCTCGCGGCCTGGCGCACCGGCCCCGCCGCGGCCGGTTCGGTGGCCCTGGTCGTCGTCACCGGCGACGACGGGAACGTCGGCTGCCTGGTGCTGCGCCACCCTGGCTGA
- a CDS encoding beta-ketoacyl-[acyl-carrier-protein] synthase family protein — MPETASRRVVVTGLGAVSSLGTGARAFADAIRAGRNGVSPIRSFDASGFPHTYAGEVHDFYPGQVLRRLRVEEWGRSSLFAASAARLALIDAEIDPAQVSAARAGSAIGTTLGESAVIEDLVSQWVDQGLKDIDPVLARRAPANRIAAAVNAELALTGEAHTIATACSASNYTLGYAYDLVRTGEADFMISGGADSVNRWEHAGFYRLGALAESVCRPFDTHRSGILTAEGGVALFLEPLEGALARGARIYAEVLGYGVNCDAKHPVAPDPTSIAECIRAAHRNAGVRSEDIDYICAHGTGTPTNDATEVKAVREVFGDRLPPISSIKSMIGHTMGAASGFGALICCMALHDGFLPPTANVTEIDPALGPGVDCVPGTGRTASPRIVQNHGFAFGGNNAITILGRVA, encoded by the coding sequence ATGCCTGAAACGGCGTCGCGCCGGGTCGTGGTCACCGGGCTCGGAGCGGTGAGCAGCCTCGGAACGGGGGCGCGCGCCTTCGCGGACGCCATCAGGGCGGGGCGGAACGGCGTGTCGCCCATCCGGAGTTTCGACGCGAGCGGGTTCCCGCACACCTACGCGGGCGAGGTCCACGACTTCTACCCCGGCCAGGTGCTGCGCAGGCTGCGGGTCGAGGAGTGGGGCCGCAGCAGCCTGTTCGCGGCCTCCGCCGCGCGGCTGGCGCTGATCGACGCCGAGATCGATCCCGCTCAGGTCTCGGCGGCGCGCGCGGGCTCGGCGATCGGGACGACGCTCGGCGAGTCGGCGGTGATCGAGGACTTGGTGAGCCAGTGGGTCGACCAGGGGCTCAAGGACATCGACCCGGTCCTCGCCCGCCGGGCGCCGGCCAACCGCATCGCCGCCGCGGTCAACGCCGAGCTCGCTCTCACCGGGGAGGCCCACACCATCGCGACAGCCTGCTCGGCGAGCAATTACACGCTCGGCTATGCCTACGACCTGGTGCGTACCGGCGAGGCCGACTTCATGATCAGCGGCGGTGCCGATTCGGTCAACCGGTGGGAGCATGCCGGCTTCTACCGGCTCGGGGCGCTGGCCGAGTCGGTGTGCCGGCCCTTCGACACGCACCGCTCGGGGATCCTCACCGCGGAGGGCGGGGTCGCGCTGTTCCTCGAGCCGCTGGAGGGGGCACTCGCCCGAGGTGCCCGTATCTATGCGGAAGTGCTCGGGTACGGCGTCAACTGCGACGCCAAGCACCCGGTGGCGCCCGACCCGACGAGCATCGCGGAGTGCATCAGGGCCGCGCACCGCAACGCCGGAGTGCGCTCCGAGGACATCGACTACATCTGCGCGCACGGCACGGGCACTCCGACCAACGACGCCACGGAGGTGAAGGCGGTGCGTGAGGTGTTCGGCGACAGGCTGCCGCCGATCAGCTCGATCAAATCCATGATCGGGCACACGATGGGCGCCGCCAGCGGCTTCGGCGCGCTGATCTGCTGCATGGCGCTGCATGACGGGTTCCTACCGCCCACGGCCAACGTGACGGAGATCGATCCGGCGCTGGGCCCCGGGGTGGACTGCGTACCGGGGACGGGCCGGACGGCCTCGCCGCGGATCGTGCAGAACCACGGCTTCGCCTTCGGCGGGAACAATGCGATCACCATCCTGGGGAGGGTCGCGTGA
- a CDS encoding acyl carrier protein — translation MMSHVAIQAERLQQIRDILVDVLEIEPDELTYTSDFVNQHGADSLLAIDIIASIERSMGVRIPSEALPEMVNLGAVVELVLRYEDTDA, via the coding sequence ATGATGTCCCACGTGGCGATCCAGGCCGAGCGGCTCCAGCAGATCCGTGACATCCTCGTCGACGTCCTGGAGATCGAGCCGGACGAGCTGACGTACACCAGCGATTTCGTCAACCAGCACGGCGCCGACTCGCTGCTGGCCATTGACATCATCGCCAGCATCGAGCGGTCCATGGGCGTGCGCATCCCGAGCGAGGCCCTTCCCGAGATGGTCAACCTGGGGGCCGTGGTCGAGCTCGTGCTCCGTTACGAGGACACCGATGCCTGA
- a CDS encoding nucleotide disphospho-sugar-binding domain-containing protein translates to MRIIFTTWAWPSHLYAMVPLAWACRAAGHDVLVASQPELTGAILRTGLPAAPVGRDVDAVATFHDIVFPPPSAQRPSGGGPRVFGLLAELAEAMTDDLIALGRRWRADLIVFEPTAFAGPLAAAALGVPAVRHLFGTDLMSVVGRFLPDALAPLSAKLGLDAVDPFGVATVDPCPAGLQVPVGSRRLPMRYLPHNGPGRLPVGLPAPSVRPRVCVTWGTTPSRVAPELFLAGEVARAIGDLDVEVVVAVTPEQRPLLGELPPGAYVTEGTPLDLLLPACDVVVAHGGAGTLLTGLAHGLPQLHLPRLPDHQRHSGRLAEAGAGLALPAQAAEPAAIRDHLAELMANPGHRAAARRLQGEMSGQPSPAQVVKALESLVEPGTSRPQPVAVTVEQ, encoded by the coding sequence GGCCGTCCCACCTGTACGCGATGGTGCCGCTCGCGTGGGCCTGCCGGGCCGCCGGGCACGACGTGCTGGTGGCGAGCCAGCCGGAGCTCACCGGCGCGATCCTGCGTACCGGCCTGCCGGCGGCGCCGGTCGGGCGGGACGTGGACGCGGTGGCGACCTTCCACGACATCGTGTTCCCGCCGCCGTCGGCCCAGCGGCCGTCGGGCGGCGGGCCGCGGGTCTTCGGCCTGCTGGCCGAGCTGGCGGAGGCCATGACGGACGATCTCATCGCGCTGGGGAGGCGGTGGCGCGCGGACCTCATCGTGTTCGAGCCCACCGCCTTCGCGGGGCCGCTGGCCGCCGCCGCGCTCGGTGTCCCGGCCGTGCGGCACCTGTTCGGCACCGACCTCATGAGCGTCGTCGGGCGCTTCCTGCCGGACGCGCTCGCCCCGCTCAGCGCGAAGCTGGGGTTGGACGCCGTCGATCCGTTCGGCGTGGCGACCGTGGACCCGTGCCCCGCCGGGCTGCAGGTTCCCGTCGGCTCCCGCCGCCTGCCGATGCGCTATCTGCCCCACAACGGTCCCGGCAGGCTGCCCGTCGGCCTGCCCGCGCCGTCCGTCCGGCCGCGCGTGTGCGTCACCTGGGGCACCACGCCGAGCCGGGTGGCTCCGGAGCTCTTCCTGGCGGGGGAGGTGGCCAGGGCGATCGGCGACCTCGACGTGGAAGTGGTCGTCGCGGTCACGCCGGAGCAGCGGCCGCTGCTCGGCGAGCTGCCGCCCGGTGCGTACGTCACCGAGGGAACGCCGCTCGACCTCCTGCTGCCGGCCTGCGACGTCGTCGTGGCCCACGGCGGCGCGGGCACCCTGCTGACCGGGCTGGCGCACGGGCTGCCGCAGCTGCACCTCCCGCGGCTGCCCGATCACCAACGCCACTCCGGGCGGCTGGCCGAGGCGGGCGCAGGGCTGGCCCTCCCGGCGCAGGCAGCCGAGCCGGCGGCGATCAGAGACCATCTCGCCGAGCTGATGGCGAATCCGGGTCACCGGGCCGCCGCGCGGCGCCTGCAGGGCGAGATGTCCGGCCAGCCGTCCCCGGCCCAGGTCGTGAAGGCGCTGGAGAGCCTCGTCGAGCCGGGCACGAGCCGCCCTCAACCGGTGGCGGTGACTGTCGAGCAATGA